A single region of the Anaerostipes rhamnosivorans genome encodes:
- a CDS encoding beta/alpha barrel domain-containing protein, giving the protein MKRKLMIAPSMGCCDLFDMERQVRIIDEKSDFLHMDIKDGVYVPSFGIGPGIFSGAERQGDNTDGCPLDD; this is encoded by the coding sequence ATGAAAAGAAAATTAATGATTGCACCTTCCATGGGATGCTGTGATCTGTTTGATATGGAACGTCAGGTCCGTATCATTGATGAAAAATCAGATTTTTTACATATGGATATCAAAGATGGTGTTTATGTACCGAGTTTTGGTATCGGCCCCGGAATTTTTAGCGGCGCTGAAAGACAAGGTGACAACACCGATGGATGCCCACTTGATGATTAA